The nucleotide sequence GTATTCCCGATCCGACCTGCGGGGGCGGGCAGCGCTGTCTCGAATGTGGGGGCTCGACGTACGGCGGCGGTTGTATCGAAATCTGCGCGCCGCTCCCGCCTCCGCCGGCCCCGCCGCCGGCCCCGCCGCCGCCGCCGCCGCCGGGGCCTCCGCAGCAGGGGCCCGTGCAGGGACCTCCGCAGCAGGGGCCCGTGCAGCAGGCGCCTCTGCCGCCGCCGCCGCCGCCGAAGGACGATTGCCCGCTCGACGTGCCGCCGGCGCAATTGCCCCCGGTCCAGTCGCCGCCGGTCCAGTCGCCGCCGGTCCAGACGCCGCCGGGCGAGGATCCGCTCGATCTGCCGTACTGAGCGATTGAGATGAAAAAAGGGCGCGGGGATCGGATCCCGCGCCCTTTTTTCATTCGCGACCCACGAACCTCAGTGCGCGTGCTCCGAGCAGGACTCGTGCTCGAGCTCCGGCTGCGCCTCGGCGGCGTCGATCGGCAGCGGCACGAAGAACTCCGCGTCGTTCGGATCACGATCGAATGCCTCGTCCACGCCGTCGATGTGGCCTTCCGGCCCGTCGTACACGATCGCCGTCCCGCACGTCGCGCCCTTCGCGAAGCCGCCCGCGGGCGACTTCTTCATGCGCGCCTCCGTCTGCGGACCCCACACGCCGTCGACCGAGATCGTGTCGCCCGGGTTGTTGCGGTTCCACAGCCGCTGGAATGCCTTCACGTCGAGGCCCTTGTAGTTCACCGCGCCCGAGCCCGCGTAATCGAAATGCACCGGGTCGTTCGACCCGAGCCACTTGAAGCCCTTGTTCTGCAGAATGGTCTTCCACGAGCTGTACTGGCTCACGTCGAGGGCGAGGCCCGTCTGGTGATTGCTGTTGCCCGGCTTGGCGGCGAGGCTGATGCCGCAGCGGCCATTCTGGTACCAGTTGTACAGCATGTATTGCTGCGCGACCGTCCGGAGCGCCGAGTTGAGCGTCAGCGACTTGCTCGGGTTCGCCTTGAGCGCCGAGACGAGCCGATCACGCGCGGGCTTCTGGATGTACGCGAACGTCGCGCTGCCGAACGTCACGTTCGACGTCTTCGTGATGGGCACGTACGCGTCCGGATTGAGGCACCGCGCCTCCGCGATGATCTGGAGCGAGAGCTTCTTGACGCTCGTCGTCGAGCAGCTCGACGCCGCGGCTTGCGCGACGGTGCTGCCGGCCACGGCTTCGTCCACCGTATCGGTGGGCTCGGGGGATTCCACGGCCTCGGCCTCACCGGCGAGCTCCTCGGGAGGCGCTTCGGCAATACAGCCCGCGAACATGGGCGTGGCGGCGAGGGCAGCGGCGAGAGCGAGAACACGGAATTGGGTCGGGCGAGCGTCCATGCCAGCCTCTCCAGCACGCGGCGTGCCGAGCCCTTTCGCGGGTCTCTGGTCGGTAAACCATCCGGAATGCTCTCGAAATGCGGTGGATCATCGGCGCACCAGGTGGAAAAACGATCCACGCGCGGGGCCGCGGGCCCCTCGTCTCCGCGGCGACGCAATCGCGGGGGCGTGAGCGCCGAGCGGAAAAAAACTTCACATCGGCAAAGCTTCCGCGTAGAGGTGAGCCGGCGGGCAAGGAAGGCCCGCAATGTCGCGATGCGCCCCCTGCCCTTACCATTCCCGCGCGTAAAGATTTGCTGCATCGCCTCCGAGGAAGAGGCGTGGATGGCCATTCGCGCGGGCGCCTCCGCCCTCGGCCTCGTGGGCCCGGTCCCGAGCGGGCCGGGCGCGATCGACGAGGCGCAGATCGCGGCCATCGCGGCGAAGGTCCCGCCCGGCGTCGCCACCTTCCTCCTCACGAGCCACCAGGACGCGGGCGCCATCATCGAGCAGCAGCGGCGCGTACGCACGAGCGTGGTGCAGATCCTCGATCGGCTCGAGTCCGGCACGTACGAAGAGCTCCGCGCGGCGATGCCCGGCATCGGGATCGTGCAGGCCGTACACGTGATGGGCGAGGAGGCGATCGACGAGGCGATCGGGCTCGAAGGCAAGGTCGACGCGGTCCTGCTCGACTCGGGCAACCCGAACCTGCCGGTGAAGGAGCTCGGCGGGACGGGCCGCACGCACGATTGGCAGATCAGCGCGCGCCTCTGCGAGCGCGTGCGCCTGCCGGTCTACCTCGCCGGCGGGCTCAAGCCGGAGAACCTCGCCGCCGCGATCCGCACCGTGCGCCCCTTCGGCGTGGACCTCTGCAACGGCGTTCGCACGGGCGGCGACCTCGACGCGAACAAACTCGACGCCTTCTTCGCCGCATTGAACACGCGCTGAAGCGCCCTACGCGTCCTCGTCGTCCGGGTTCTTGATCCGCCGGACCAGGCCACGCACCGTGTTCATGCCGAGCAGGCGCGTGAACAGGACGAAGCCGACGACGGCCGAGAGCGCGGTCAGCCACAAGGGGACGTGCAAGACGAGCTTGCTCCACGTCGCCCACGCCG is from Polyangium spumosum and encodes:
- a CDS encoding phosphoribosylanthranilate isomerase encodes the protein MRPLPLPFPRVKICCIASEEEAWMAIRAGASALGLVGPVPSGPGAIDEAQIAAIAAKVPPGVATFLLTSHQDAGAIIEQQRRVRTSVVQILDRLESGTYEELRAAMPGIGIVQAVHVMGEEAIDEAIGLEGKVDAVLLDSGNPNLPVKELGGTGRTHDWQISARLCERVRLPVYLAGGLKPENLAAAIRTVRPFGVDLCNGVRTGGDLDANKLDAFFAALNTR
- a CDS encoding M15 family metallopeptidase, whose translation is MDARPTQFRVLALAAALAATPMFAGCIAEAPPEELAGEAEAVESPEPTDTVDEAVAGSTVAQAAASSCSTTSVKKLSLQIIAEARCLNPDAYVPITKTSNVTFGSATFAYIQKPARDRLVSALKANPSKSLTLNSALRTVAQQYMLYNWYQNGRCGISLAAKPGNSNHQTGLALDVSQYSSWKTILQNKGFKWLGSNDPVHFDYAGSGAVNYKGLDVKAFQRLWNRNNPGDTISVDGVWGPQTEARMKKSPAGGFAKGATCGTAIVYDGPEGHIDGVDEAFDRDPNDAEFFVPLPIDAAEAQPELEHESCSEHAH